The Caldalkalibacillus thermarum sequence CTTTGGACTGGATATATTCATACAGCGTGCCAATGCTGAAACCCGCCTTGGAGGCAATTTCCCGTGTGGTCGTTTTGTGAAACCCTTTTTCCGTAAACAGGGACACAGCAGCTGCAATCATTTGTTCCCGCCGCTTTTGAATCAACCGCTGGTCTTTCACCAGCGTCGGGATTTTCTTTCTAGGGTGTGTCACACCCAGCTCACCACCCTTTACCAAACTTGTTTGTTTAAATGCGCCTTGGCCCCGGTCCGGGACAAGGGTCTGGTTTAACCGTCCAGTGTTGTGTGGTCTGGCTCCTTTAGTTTAAGCCAGGCGCTGAACAATTCCTCCGCAGCCGTATAGGGATCTTTCTGCCCAGCGGCAATCTCCTCTTTGGCGCGCAGGAATTCCGGCGCTTGCTGTTTGGCCTTGATAAAAACCTGCCACTGGTGCTTGAGCACATCCAGCATCTCTGCCACAGCCCGCAAGTTCTGCCGCCGCTGGCCTTCACCGGAACGCTCCAGATAGCGGCGATGGTCTGCCAAGGTCTGCCACAGTTCAGCAATGCCTTCTTTTTTGGTGCTGACGGTTTTCACAATCGGCGGACGCCAGGGGGCATCATGTTTGACCAAATCCAGCATGTGCTCAATTTCCGCTTTCATTTTCTCAGCTCCAGGCAAATCAGCTTTATTAATCACGTACAGGTCAGCAATTTCCATAATCCCTGCTTTAAAAGCCTGCACCACATCGCCAGCGCCGGGGTTGAGCACCAAAGCCACCGAGTCCGCCGCATGCATGATATCCAGTTCCGATTGTCCAACCCCAACCGTTTCAATGATAATGACATCCTTGCCAAAGGCAGCGATTAAACGGACCGCTTCTTTGGTGGCTCTGGCTAGCCCCCCGAGACTGCCCCGGGTGCCCATGCTGCGGATATACACGCCGGGGTCGGTATAATGGGGGGACATGCGTACCCTGTCCCCCAAAATGGCCCCGCCAGTGAAAGGGCTTGTGGGGTCCACCGCCACAATGCCCACCGTTAAGTTTTGGCGGCGCAAAAAGGCAACCAGTTCGCTGACGAGGGAACTTTTGCCTGCTCCGGGCGGTCCCGTGATCCCGATAATATAGCTCTGCCTTTGATAGGCATGCACATCTTTCAACAGGGCCAGGCGGTCAGGATGCTGGTCTTCTACGTAAGATATGGCTCTGGCCAAAGCTCTGACATCTTTTTGTATAATCCGTTCGGCTAAGGGATGCATCCAATCACCACATTCCGGCTTAATCTTTGAGCAGGTATCTGGAAATGACCAGGCGCTGGATCTCGTTGGTGCCTTCATAGATTTGCGTAATTTTGGCGTCGCGCATGAACCGTTCCACGGGATATTCTTTGGTGTAGCCATAGCCGCCAAACACTTGCACAGCATTGGTTGTCACTTCCATGGCGATGTCACCAGCAAATAATTTGGACATGGCCGATTTTAGGCCGTAGGGCAGGCCTTCACTTTCCGCCCAAGCCGCCTGATAAGTGAGCAAACGGGCGGCTTCAACCTTAGTGGCCATATCAGCCAGCATAAACTGGATGCCCTGCTGCTCTGCGATAGGCTTGCCAAACTGCTTCCGTTCCTTCGCATAAGCAATAGCGTGGTCAAGGGCCCCCTGGGCAATGCCTACGGCCTGGGCCGCAATGCCGTTACGCCCCCCGTCCAGGGTCATCATGGCAATTTTAAAACCCTCTCCTTCTTCACCCAGGCGGTTTTCCACAGGCACTTTGACATTGTCAAAAATAATTTCCAGAGTGGGGGAAGAGCGAATGCCCAGTTTGCTTTCCTTCTTGCCGAAGCGGAAGCCTTCCATCCCCTTTTCCAGAATAAAGGCCGTCACACCTTTATGTTTTTTCTCCGGGTCGGTTAAAGCAAAGACCACATAGATTTCCGCTTCGCCACCATTGGTGATAAAAATTTTATTCCCGTTGAGGATATAGTAATCCCCTTCCCGTTTGGCGGTGCTTTTCATGGCTGCCGCATCAGATCCGGATCCCGGCTCAGTCAAGCCGTAAGCCCCCAGCTTGGTGCCTTGGGCCAGCGGTTTTAAAAAGCGCTGTTTCTGCTCTTCAGTGCCAAATTTGTAGATAGGCCAGCTGGCCAGGGAGACATGGGCAGACAAGGTCACACCCGTTGAGGCGCAGACCCGGGACAATTCTTCCACGGCGATGACATAACTCAAATAATCAGAGCCGATGCCCCCGTACTTTTCATCCCAAGGGATGCCGGTTAAGCCAAGCTCGGCCATTTTGTCAAAAATCTCCCGGTCAAAGCGCTCTTCTTCATCCCGTTCGGCCGCTGTCGGCGCCACTTCGTTTTCAGCGAAGTCGCGCACCATTTTGCGGATCATCTCATGCTCTTCCGACAATTTAAAATTCATGATTTTTTCCTCCCCTTTCGCTCCATGTCAAGCCAAGAGATGTTTGGCAATCACCAAGCGCTGGATCTGGTTTGTCCCTTCATAGATTTGGGTCACCTTGGCATCGCGGAACAGGCGTTCCACAGGATATTCCTTGGTGTAACCATAGCCGCCAAAGACCTGAACCGCTTCCGTGGTCACCTTCATGGCCGTATCCGAGGCAAACAGTTTGGCCATGGAGGATTCCCGTCCGCAGCGCTGCCCTTCCTGGTGCAGCTGGGCGGCGCGGTAGGTGAGCAGTTTGGCTGCTTCCACCTCTGTGGCCATGTCGGCCAGTTTAAACGCAATGGCTTGCTGCTGGCCGATCGGTTTGCCAAATTGCTTCCGCTCTTCAGCATAGCCTTTGGCCAGCTCCAGCGCCGCTTCGGCGATCCCCAGACTTTGGGCGGCAATGCCGATGCGCCCCCCATCCAGATTAGCCATGGCGATGGTGTAGCCCATGCCTTCCTCACCCAGTCTGTTAGAGGCAGGCACCCTGGCTTGTTCAAAAATCAGCTCGGTTGTGCTGGAGCCTTGTAAACCCATTTTTTTCTCCTTTTTGCCGATGACGAGTCCCGGCGTATCTTTTTCCACGATAAACGCAGTAATGCCTTTTTTGCCTTTTTCCGGGTCGGTGACCGCAAAGGTCATGTACACATCCGCCTCACCCCCGTTGGTGATAAACACCTTGCGGCCGTCCAGCACATAATAGCCCCCTTCCTTGACGGCCCGGGTGCGGATACTCCCTGCGTCAGAACCCGCGTGGGGTTCCGTTAAGGCAAAAGCAGCCAGATATTGGCCTGAGGCCAGCTTGGGGATATAATGCTGTTTCTGCTCCTCTGTCCCGAAATACAGGATGGGATTGGTCCCCAGTGAGGTGTGCACAGAAAGAATCACCCCGATGGTGGCGGACACCTTGGACAGTTCATGGATGGCAATAATGTAGGAGATGAAATCGGCGCCGCTTCCGCCCCATTTTTCTGGAATGGGGATCCCCATCAGCCCCAGTTCGCCCATTTTGGTGATGATCTGGCGCGGAAACTCATCGGTCCGGTCCATGTGCTCCACGATGGGAGCAATCTCTTCCTGGGCAAATTCACGCACCATGCGGCGCATCATCTCTTGTTCTTCTGTAAAACGCAAATTCATCATTGTCTCCCCCATGGTTGATGTGTCCAGCGGTTCTCACCACTCATGCCGTGTTCTCTTTCTGATGTTCAGGTCCCGCTTAGAAGGGGTGTTATTGCTGGTCATAGCGGTAAAAGCCGCGCCCTGTTTTCCGGCCGAGCCAGCCGGCTTTCACATACTTGCGCAATAAGGGGCAAGGCCGGTATTTATCGTCGCCAAAGCCCTCATGCAGGGTTTCCATAATGTATAAGCAGGTATCCAAACCGATAAAGTCAGCCAGCTCAAGCGGTCCCATGGGATGGTTCATGCCCAGTTTCATCACCTGGTCGACATCTTCCGGACTGGCCACCCCTTCATACACCGTGTAAATCGCTTCGTTAATCATGGGCATCAGGACACGGTTGGAGACAAACCCCGGGAAGTCGTTCACTTCCACCGGCGTTTTTTCCAGCTTGAGCGCCAGATCATACACGGCCTGATACACTTCATCACTGGTCGCCAAACCCCGGATAATTTCTACCAGCTTCATGACCGGCACCGGATTCATAAAGTGCATGCCGATCACTTTTTCCGGCCGTTTGGTGACAGCGGCAATCTCTGTAATGGGCAAGGAAGAGGTGTTGGTGGCCAAAATGGCATGCTCCGGCGTGGTATCATCCAAACGGGTGAAAATATTTTTCTTTACCTCCATGTCCTCCACTGCTGCTTCAATCACCATGTCCACATCTTTTCCAGCGGCCACATCCGTTGTCAGCTCAATCCTGTGCAGAATCGCTTCTTTTTCCCCGGCAGACATGCGGCCTTTTTGCACTTGACGGTCCAGGTTGTGGCGGATGCGGGAGAGACCCCGGTTCAGAAAATCATCTGTCAAATCTTGCAAAAGCACATTGATTCCTGCTTGAGCCACCACCTGGGCAATCCCGGAGCCCATTTGGCCGGCTCCGATCACCATAATCTTTTTCAGCTCCATGTTCAAACCTCCCATCATCCAGTCCGTGATGATTTCCTTATGTTAAAATTCTTCATCCACTTTGATCAGAATGGCATCTCCCTGTGCTGCTCCGCTGCAAATGGCCGCAATGCCCAGCCCTCCTCCACGGCGCCGGAGGGCATAGATGAGCGTCGTCAAGATCCGTGCACCACTGGCCCCAATGGGATGTCCTAAAGCAATGGCGCCGCCGTGGACATTCACTTTGTCCTCATCCCAGCCTAAGATTTTACCGCTGGTCAGCACCACGGCAGCAAACGCTTCATTCACTTCCAAGAGGTCAATCTGCTCCAAGCGGTAACCTGTCTTCGCCAACAGCTTTTGGATCGCCAGGGCCGGGGTGCGGGCAATATACGGTGCCTGATCAGCCACTGCCGCATGCCCCAGGATGGTGGCCAAAGGACGCCTGCCTTCCTGTTTAGCCCGTGCCAGAGACATAAGCAGCAGGGAACTGGCCCCGTCATTCACGCCGGGCGCATTGCCTGCTGTAATGGTTCCGTCAGAGGTGAACACGGGCGGCAGCTTGGCCAAGGCTTCCAAGCTGGTATCCTTGCGCGGTGCTTCGTCTGTATCAACCACTCTCGGCTCCTTCTTGCGCTCTTGGACCGTAACCGGCACAATCTCCTCTCTAAACCAGCCTTTTTCTGTCGCTTCTACAGCGCGGCGATGGCTGCGCAAAGCCCATTCATCCTGCGCTTGGCGGTCTATGCCATACTCAGCGGCCACATTGCTGCCGTGGACAGCCATATGCACGTGATCAAAGGGGCAGGTTAAGCCGTCATGTACCATCAGATCGACCGCAGCTTGATCACCCATCCGGTATCCCCAGCGGGCCTTGGGCAAGATGTAGGGGGCCTGGCTCATGCTCTCCATTCCCCCGGCCAAAATCACCTCCGCATCCCCAGCACGGATCATTTGGTCAGCCAGTGTGACCGCCCTTAAGCCTGAAGCACAGACCTTGTTGATCGTTTCGCTCTCTACCTCCCAGGGCAGTCCCGCTTTTCTGGCCGCCTGGCGGGAAGGAATCTGCCCTGCTCCTCCTTGGAGCACCATGCCCATGATCACGTGGTCAACCTTTTCAGGGGCCCATTCTGCCCGTGACAATGTTTCTTTCAGGCTGACCGCTCCCAGTTCCACAGCAGGGACTGTCCTGAAAACGCCTCCAAATTTGCCGATGGGGGTGCGGGACGCACTGACAATCACTGTGGACGGCATGTCAAGTTCCTCCTCTTCATTTAAAGTAAGCATTCCAGACTGCCGTTCTAGACTGAACGCTCATTCAGTTTCGCTTCAGTGACCGATACCCGATGCCTGGCCGGCATCGGGTTAACGGTCAATACTGTATGGTGCACTGTTTGTCCTGACCGAGCGTTTTTCTGCTTATGTTTTTCTTGCTTATATTCAAAAGTTTTAATGAACGACAGATTGCTCCGTTTCCAGCGCTTCGGCCACAATCTCTGCAATGTCCTTGGTCGCGATGGAATCTTCCACTTCCAGCATCTTGGTGCCGTCCGACATCATGGTCAGGCAATACGGACAGGCACTGGAGATGGTATCCGGTTTAACAGCCAAGGCTTGCTCTGTGCGGGCCAGGTTGACCCGTTTGCCCTGGTCTTCTTCCAGCCACATCATGCCGCCACCGGCACCGCAGCACATACCTAAGTCCCGGTTGCGTTCCATTTCCACCAGTTCCACACCGGGGATGGCTTTTAAGATTTCCCGGGGGATGTCATAGATACCGTTGTACCGGCCCAGATAGCAGGAGTCATGGTAAGTGATGCGCTGGTTGATCTCCTTGCCCAGTTTGAGACGCCCTTCCTTGATCAGCTGGTATATCAGTTCGGTATGGTGGATCACTTCCGCCTCAAGCCCAAAGTCCGGGTATTCGTTTTTCAAAATGTTGTAAGTATGCGGACAAGTGGTGACAATTTTTTTCACGTTGTATTTTTCAAAGGTGGCGATGTTCTCCAGGCACAGCTGCTGGAACAGGTATTCATTGCCCATGCGGCGCGGCGTGTCCCCGGAGTTTTTCTCCTCGTTGCCCAGGATGGCAAATTTGACTCCGGCAGTGTTTAAGATTTTGGCAAAGGCTTGGGCCACTTTTTTGTTGCGGTTGTCGAAGCTGGCCATGGAGCCCACAAACCACAGGTATTCAAACTCATCCACTTCTTTAACGGTGGGCACGTTGATGTCGTCCCGTTCGTCCCGCCAGTTGATGCGTTCCTTGCGGTTTAAGCCCCAGGGGTTGCTTTGGCGCTCAATGTTGTTGAAGACACGGGTGGCCTCAGCCGGCATCTCACCCTGGGTCAGGACTAGATAGCGGCGCATGTCGACGATTTTGTCCACATGTTCGTTACCTACAGGACAGATTTCTTCGCAGTTGCGGCAGGTGGTACAGGCCCACAGTTCGGTTTCGGTCATCACGTCACCAATCATTTGCTTGTCATAGTTGACATGTGTCAGTTTGGCTTCTGCGGCAGCAGCCGCTTCATTTTCCCCGGACTGGATGCTGGCGGTGGCCAGTGCCAGCTGGTTGGCGGTGGTGCCCTTGAAGGCAAAGGCCGGCATCCACGGCGTGCGGGAGGTGATGGCCGCCCCCTTTTCCGTCAGGTGGTCGCGCAGTTTGACGATCATGTCCATGGGACTGAGCATTTTACCGGTGCCTGCCGCCGGACAAACGTTGGTGCAGCGGCCGCATTCCACGCAGGCATACAGATCCATCAGCTGCTTCTGGGTAAAGTTTTCAATCCTGCCCACGCCAAATTCTTCGGCTGTCTCATCTTCAAAGTCAATGGGCTGCAGTTTGCCTGGCGGATCCATGCGCTTTAAGAAAATGTTGACCGGCGCCATGATCAGGTGGAAGTGCTTGGACTGGGGCACATAGATTAAGAAGGCAAACAGCACCAGGTTGTGGGCCCACCAGAAGAGGTAAAACAAGGCCTTCGCTGCCCCGTCCGACAAACCGGTTAAGCCACTGGCCAGGACAGAGGTAATGGGATGGGCCAGGGTATAGCCGGCCAGATCCCCTGCCTTGAGCATGATGACGGCTTCCATGGTTAAGGACAAGAGCACGGTCAGCATCAGGGTGAACAGAAAGATGATCACCAGGCTGGCTTTAAAGTTGCGCTTCAGCCGCGGCAGTTTCTCAATAAAGCGGCGGTAGAAGGCATAGCCGGCCGCCAGAATGATCAACAGCACGGTGATCTCCTGCATAAAGACAAAGGCCCCGTAAGCGCTGCCAAAAACAAGCTCTTTTAACCAGTACGGGTTACCGCTTAAACCCTTGCCGATCAGGTCGATGGCCCCGAACTGGAGAATGATAAAGCCGTAAAACATCACAAAGTGCATCAGGCCGCTCTTTTTATCCTTAAACAGTTTGGAGTGGCCAAACACTTGCACCAAGATCTCGTTCAGCCGTTCTTTAAAGGCTTTTTTAAAGTCCGCTTCCTGCCCCAGTTTGATGTACAGGTAGCGGCTGTATAAGATATGGGTGAACAGGTACAAGACATAGGCGAGTATGGCAAAAAAAGCGATCAGATTGAGTATGGCCAGTCCGTTCATCAAAAGTGCCTCCTTTGTGGGTATCACTGTGTGCCAGAAACCTTTTCGACTGAACGCTCATTCTGCGGATTTAAGTTTATTATAGCAGCCAAAAGCGTTCCTGTCACTGTATATTTCTAATTTACTGACAGTTGGTGATTTTATTATAACATACATTGAATGAATAGTCATTCATTTTCTATGAAAGAAATGATGATTTGTGGGCAAAATTTATCCAGATACTTTTTAAGGAGGTTTGACAGTGATCGACATCATGTATGCTCTGATGGCTTGGTTAACCAGCGGTGCCTTTTGGGTGCAAGCAGGCTATGTGCTGCTCAAAATTGTGGTGATTATGTTATTGGCCCGCCTGGTGATCAGCCTTGGCCAACGTATGGTACACAAGCTGCTTACTGTCCGTCACAACCGCTTCTTATCCTTGCCCAGTGAACGGCAGCAAACAATTCAGAGTCTGCTCAACAGCGTATTGCGCAATGTGATTTATTTTATAGCTATTCTGGTCATTTTGGCTGAATTGGGTTTCAGCATCGGGCCTGTTTTAGCCGGCTTGGGTATTGTGGGACTGGCGGTCGGTTTTGGCGCCCAAAATTTGGTCCGTGATGTGCTGAGCGGTTTTTTTATCTTGCTGGAGGACCAGTTTTCCGTGGGGGATTTTGTCACTATTGGCCAATATACCGGAACAGTGCAAGAATTTGGCCTGCGCATCACTAAAATAAAAGAATTTACGGGACAGGTGCATATCATTCCCAATGGGCATATCACCGAAGTGACGAACTATTCCCGGGAAAACGCCGTCGCTGTATTAGACGTGGGCATCTCCTACGATACCCCCATTAACAGAGCGGAGCAAGTACTGGAAAAGTTGTTGGCTGAGTTTGCCCAAACTGAAGAAGATGTGGTGGGTGATCCCAGCGTGTTGGGTGTGCAGGATCTGGGTGAATCAGAAGTTGTCATCCGTATCACCGTCCCCTGCCGTCCCATGACGCATTGGGCCTTGGCCCGCAAACTGAGAAAAATGGTTAAAGAACGCTTTGATCAGGAGGGTATTGACATTCCCTTTCCGCAGCTGGTGGTGCATCAACATCAAGCACGTTAACCAGATTTGCCAAACGAACACCCATTCGCTACAATGGGGTTGAGCAATCTGGACGGCATGTTAATGGGAGAGTGAGAAAGAGCGGTGTACACCAGAAAAAACGTTGCCCAACTTCTGGAAGAGTTGAAGCAAGACCCGGCCTTTGCTGACCACATTGTGGAGTGGGTTACATTGCCTTCCCAAGAGGCAAAATATGCCCCGTTTCCTGAGGCGTTGCACCCCACAGTACGGAAAGCCCTGGAACAACGGGGCATCAAGGCACTGTACACACACCAAGCCACGGCCTTGGAAGCGGCTCTGGAAGGCAAAAATTTTGTCGCTGTCACCCCGACAGCTTCGGGCAAAACACTGTGCTACAATCTGCCTGTTTTAAATGCTATTGCTAACAATCCCCACACCAGAGCATTATATCTGTTTCCGACCAAAGCTTTGGCCCAGGATCAGAAAACAGAATTGCAAACTTTTGTGGACGACATGAACGCAGACATTAAAACCCATACCTATGATGGTGACACGCCAGCCAATATCCGGCAAGTGATCCGCCAAGCGGGACATGTGGTCTTGACTAATCCGGATATGCTTCATGCGGCTATCCTGCCCCATCACACCAAATGGGTTGCCCTGTTTGAAAACCTGAAGTATGTCGTGATAGATGAACTGCACACCTACCGGGGGGTTTTCGGCAGCCATGTGGCCAATGTGCTGCGCCGCCTGAAGCGGATCTGCCGCTTTTACGGCAGTTCGCCCCAGTTTTTCTGCACGTCAGCCACCATTGCCAACCCCAAGGAGCTGGCTGAGCAGCTCACCGGTGAACCCATGGTGCTGGTTGACAACAACGGCGCCCCCAGGGGGAAGAAACATTTTATCCTGTATAATCCGCCGGTGGTCAACAAACCGTTAAATATTCGCCACAGCGCCACGCTTGAAGCCCGGCGGATTGCCAGCCTGCTCTTAAAAAACGGGATCCAAACCATCGTCTTTGCCAGAAGCCGGGTCAAAGTGGAGGTCATCTTACATTACCTCCGCCAGCTGGTGCAAAAAGAACTGGGGCCCAAATCCATCCGCGCCTACCGGGGAGGGTATCTGCCCAAAGAACGGCGGGAAATTGAAAGCGGCTTAAGAAATGGGAATATTCGCTGTGTTGTCAGCACCAATGCCTTGGAACTGGGCGTGGACATCGGACAGCTGCAAGCGTGCGTCTTGACCGGCTATCCAGGAACGATCGCCAGCCTGTGGCAGCAAGCCGGGCGGGCCGGCCGGCGTCAGGACGAATCGGTCGTCTTCCTGGTGGGCAGCTCGTCTCCCCTGGATCAGTATGTGATGCAACATCCGGAGTTTATTTTTGAACGGAATCCGGAAACCGCCCGCATCCAGCCGGACAACTTGATTATTCTGGTTGATCATATTAAATGTGCCGCTTATGAGCTTCCTTTTCGTCAAGGCGAGACTTTTGAAGGAGTGGAGATTGAAGAAATCCTTCATTTTCTGGCCGAAGAACAGGTGTTGCATTACCAGAAAAACAAATGGTACTGGATGAATGACTCTTTTCCGGCCCATAACATCAGCTTGCGTTCCGCTTCCCAGGAAAATGTGGTCATCATCGACCAAACAGAGGCCCCCAATGTGAAGGTGATCGGGGAAATGGACCGTTTCAGCGCCATGACCTTGTTGCATGATGAGGCGATATACCTGCATCAAGGCAAACAATATCAGGTGGAAAAACTGGATTACGAACAGAAAAAAGCATACGTGCGGGAAGTGAACGTTGATTATTACACTGATGCCAATCTGGCCGTGCAGCTCAAAGTGCTGGAAGTGGATAAACAGCGGGAAGAGAGGGGCGTCTCCTTCGCGTACGGCGACGTAACCGTCAATGCCATGGCCACTATTTTTAAGAAAATTAAATTTGAAACCCATGAAAACATTGGCTCCGGTCCCATTCATCTGCCAGAAGAAGAGTTGCACACCACAGCTGCCTGGGTCAGCCTGCCTGCCCATCTCCTGAACACTTACGGTGAAGCCCGCCTGGAGCAAGGGTTGGTCGGTTTAGCCCATATATTGAGACACGTGGCTTCATTTTACGTGATGTGTGATCCCCAAGATTTATTTGTCACTCCGCAAGTGAAAGCAGTGCATAATGAGCAGCCTACGATCTTTCTGTACGACCGCTATCCCGGGGGCATTGGCTTGAGCGAGCAGGTTTACCAAAGCATCGGTAAGATTATGCAAGAAGTAGAACGAGCCATTCTCCGCTGTCCGTGTGAGAGCGGCTGCCCTTCCTGTGTAGGGGCCGCAGATGGTGCAGATACAAGGGAGAATAGCAGCGCCAACCGCAAGCAACTGGC is a genomic window containing:
- the meaB gene encoding methylmalonyl Co-A mutase-associated GTPase MeaB → MHPLAERIIQKDVRALARAISYVEDQHPDRLALLKDVHAYQRQSYIIGITGPPGAGKSSLVSELVAFLRRQNLTVGIVAVDPTSPFTGGAILGDRVRMSPHYTDPGVYIRSMGTRGSLGGLARATKEAVRLIAAFGKDVIIIETVGVGQSELDIMHAADSVALVLNPGAGDVVQAFKAGIMEIADLYVINKADLPGAEKMKAEIEHMLDLVKHDAPWRPPIVKTVSTKKEGIAELWQTLADHRRYLERSGEGQRRQNLRAVAEMLDVLKHQWQVFIKAKQQAPEFLRAKEEIAAGQKDPYTAAEELFSAWLKLKEPDHTTLDG
- a CDS encoding acyl-CoA dehydrogenase; translated protein: MNFKLSEEHEMIRKMVRDFAENEVAPTAAERDEEERFDREIFDKMAELGLTGIPWDEKYGGIGSDYLSYVIAVEELSRVCASTGVTLSAHVSLASWPIYKFGTEEQKQRFLKPLAQGTKLGAYGLTEPGSGSDAAAMKSTAKREGDYYILNGNKIFITNGGEAEIYVVFALTDPEKKHKGVTAFILEKGMEGFRFGKKESKLGIRSSPTLEIIFDNVKVPVENRLGEEGEGFKIAMMTLDGGRNGIAAQAVGIAQGALDHAIAYAKERKQFGKPIAEQQGIQFMLADMATKVEAARLLTYQAAWAESEGLPYGLKSAMSKLFAGDIAMEVTTNAVQVFGGYGYTKEYPVERFMRDAKITQIYEGTNEIQRLVISRYLLKD
- a CDS encoding acyl-CoA dehydrogenase — encoded protein: MNLRFTEEQEMMRRMVREFAQEEIAPIVEHMDRTDEFPRQIITKMGELGLMGIPIPEKWGGSGADFISYIIAIHELSKVSATIGVILSVHTSLGTNPILYFGTEEQKQHYIPKLASGQYLAAFALTEPHAGSDAGSIRTRAVKEGGYYVLDGRKVFITNGGEADVYMTFAVTDPEKGKKGITAFIVEKDTPGLVIGKKEKKMGLQGSSTTELIFEQARVPASNRLGEEGMGYTIAMANLDGGRIGIAAQSLGIAEAALELAKGYAEERKQFGKPIGQQQAIAFKLADMATEVEAAKLLTYRAAQLHQEGQRCGRESSMAKLFASDTAMKVTTEAVQVFGGYGYTKEYPVERLFRDAKVTQIYEGTNQIQRLVIAKHLLA
- a CDS encoding 3-hydroxybutyryl-CoA dehydrogenase codes for the protein MELKKIMVIGAGQMGSGIAQVVAQAGINVLLQDLTDDFLNRGLSRIRHNLDRQVQKGRMSAGEKEAILHRIELTTDVAAGKDVDMVIEAAVEDMEVKKNIFTRLDDTTPEHAILATNTSSLPITEIAAVTKRPEKVIGMHFMNPVPVMKLVEIIRGLATSDEVYQAVYDLALKLEKTPVEVNDFPGFVSNRVLMPMINEAIYTVYEGVASPEDVDQVMKLGMNHPMGPLELADFIGLDTCLYIMETLHEGFGDDKYRPCPLLRKYVKAGWLGRKTGRGFYRYDQQ
- a CDS encoding acetyl-CoA C-acetyltransferase; this encodes MPSTVIVSASRTPIGKFGGVFRTVPAVELGAVSLKETLSRAEWAPEKVDHVIMGMVLQGGAGQIPSRQAARKAGLPWEVESETINKVCASGLRAVTLADQMIRAGDAEVILAGGMESMSQAPYILPKARWGYRMGDQAAVDLMVHDGLTCPFDHVHMAVHGSNVAAEYGIDRQAQDEWALRSHRRAVEATEKGWFREEIVPVTVQERKKEPRVVDTDEAPRKDTSLEALAKLPPVFTSDGTITAGNAPGVNDGASSLLLMSLARAKQEGRRPLATILGHAAVADQAPYIARTPALAIQKLLAKTGYRLEQIDLLEVNEAFAAVVLTSGKILGWDEDKVNVHGGAIALGHPIGASGARILTTLIYALRRRGGGLGIAAICSGAAQGDAILIKVDEEF
- a CDS encoding heterodisulfide reductase-related iron-sulfur binding cluster, which codes for MNGLAILNLIAFFAILAYVLYLFTHILYSRYLYIKLGQEADFKKAFKERLNEILVQVFGHSKLFKDKKSGLMHFVMFYGFIILQFGAIDLIGKGLSGNPYWLKELVFGSAYGAFVFMQEITVLLIILAAGYAFYRRFIEKLPRLKRNFKASLVIIFLFTLMLTVLLSLTMEAVIMLKAGDLAGYTLAHPITSVLASGLTGLSDGAAKALFYLFWWAHNLVLFAFLIYVPQSKHFHLIMAPVNIFLKRMDPPGKLQPIDFEDETAEEFGVGRIENFTQKQLMDLYACVECGRCTNVCPAAGTGKMLSPMDMIVKLRDHLTEKGAAITSRTPWMPAFAFKGTTANQLALATASIQSGENEAAAAAEAKLTHVNYDKQMIGDVMTETELWACTTCRNCEEICPVGNEHVDKIVDMRRYLVLTQGEMPAEATRVFNNIERQSNPWGLNRKERINWRDERDDINVPTVKEVDEFEYLWFVGSMASFDNRNKKVAQAFAKILNTAGVKFAILGNEEKNSGDTPRRMGNEYLFQQLCLENIATFEKYNVKKIVTTCPHTYNILKNEYPDFGLEAEVIHHTELIYQLIKEGRLKLGKEINQRITYHDSCYLGRYNGIYDIPREILKAIPGVELVEMERNRDLGMCCGAGGGMMWLEEDQGKRVNLARTEQALAVKPDTISSACPYCLTMMSDGTKMLEVEDSIATKDIAEIVAEALETEQSVVH
- a CDS encoding mechanosensitive ion channel family protein; its protein translation is MIDIMYALMAWLTSGAFWVQAGYVLLKIVVIMLLARLVISLGQRMVHKLLTVRHNRFLSLPSERQQTIQSLLNSVLRNVIYFIAILVILAELGFSIGPVLAGLGIVGLAVGFGAQNLVRDVLSGFFILLEDQFSVGDFVTIGQYTGTVQEFGLRITKIKEFTGQVHIIPNGHITEVTNYSRENAVAVLDVGISYDTPINRAEQVLEKLLAEFAQTEEDVVGDPSVLGVQDLGESEVVIRITVPCRPMTHWALARKLRKMVKERFDQEGIDIPFPQLVVHQHQAR
- a CDS encoding DEAD/DEAH box helicase; its protein translation is MYTRKNVAQLLEELKQDPAFADHIVEWVTLPSQEAKYAPFPEALHPTVRKALEQRGIKALYTHQATALEAALEGKNFVAVTPTASGKTLCYNLPVLNAIANNPHTRALYLFPTKALAQDQKTELQTFVDDMNADIKTHTYDGDTPANIRQVIRQAGHVVLTNPDMLHAAILPHHTKWVALFENLKYVVIDELHTYRGVFGSHVANVLRRLKRICRFYGSSPQFFCTSATIANPKELAEQLTGEPMVLVDNNGAPRGKKHFILYNPPVVNKPLNIRHSATLEARRIASLLLKNGIQTIVFARSRVKVEVILHYLRQLVQKELGPKSIRAYRGGYLPKERREIESGLRNGNIRCVVSTNALELGVDIGQLQACVLTGYPGTIASLWQQAGRAGRRQDESVVFLVGSSSPLDQYVMQHPEFIFERNPETARIQPDNLIILVDHIKCAAYELPFRQGETFEGVEIEEILHFLAEEQVLHYQKNKWYWMNDSFPAHNISLRSASQENVVIIDQTEAPNVKVIGEMDRFSAMTLLHDEAIYLHQGKQYQVEKLDYEQKKAYVREVNVDYYTDANLAVQLKVLEVDKQREERGVSFAYGDVTVNAMATIFKKIKFETHENIGSGPIHLPEEELHTTAAWVSLPAHLLNTYGEARLEQGLVGLAHILRHVASFYVMCDPQDLFVTPQVKAVHNEQPTIFLYDRYPGGIGLSEQVYQSIGKIMQEVERAILRCPCESGCPSCVGAADGADTRENSSANRKQLAVALLNIIRGEGIRLVT